Within uncultured Methanoregula sp., the genomic segment AAATTCCGCATAGCAGAGCGCTGCAAGGATGCAGATGAGCCCGGAGATAACGAACGAGAGGATGATCGACGGCCCTGAATATTTTGCGGCTGCAACACCGGTGATGACAAAGATCCCGGTTCCTACCACGGCACCGATACCGAGCAGCACCAGTTCATAGGGTTGCAGCACCCGCTGGAGGCCTTTTTCCCCCTGGCAGTGTTCCATGAGATGTTCGATCGGTTTTGTTCTGAACATCCGATGGTTTTTCAAAAATTCAAAAAACGATGCCATGCCATCCTGCCAGAGTGTGACGTATCCACGGGGGGTTCATGCTGCAGACCTGTTTCCGGTTATTGTTCTGAAAAACGAAATGGTGTACCGGCAGGACCGCAGGGGCGGCTCACCGGACTTCAAAATCCAGGGAGAAATGCTGTTCGGCTCCTGTTTCCGGTTCCCACCACCGCTTGCAGGTGGCGGAGAACGATTTTTTCCCGGACGCATTGGGAGTGATGGTGATGTGGCGCCATCCTCCCTGACCGGTTATCCTGCCGGTGGGATCCGGGTAGATGTACGAGTCATCGAGAATCGTGATCCCGTTGCTGCCGGAAACATCCCACTGGTATCCTGTCGAGGGGTTTTCCGGCAGCCGGATTGCCACGACATCGTCCGGGTGGATGGTGGTCAGGGTACCGTTGTCCCATTCGGTATACATCCGGTATTGCGCATCGGGGGCTTTTTCGCTCCCCATGACCGGGGTTTTCTGCTCTCCCGTGATCGTTTTGTAAACTTCGGTCATCCCGAACGCCACGGTAAGGCTCAGGACAATCATAATGCCTATCCACAGGTATTGTTTTTTGGTCATTGGGTTCCTCACGGTCGGGTTCATATTTCCCGATCTCGTAGTATACCATCCGGTTTTCTTAAAATGGCTTTAACGTGGCGTTGAGTGAAAAGATTTTTGCGGTCATTGGTGCCGGATCCCAAGGAATTATATCTGGCCCCGGTCCAGTTCAGGTATGGGCACCATACGAAGACAGGGACCGGTCCTCCCCCTAATGCCGGTATTCCTTCTTCTGGCCATCCTGTTGTCTGCCGGATGCACCGGCCCGGGTCCTTCCCCCCGGAACCCGGACCCGGCTTCACCCATGTCCTCCGCTGCGTACGACAACCAGTCATGGATGAATTACCCCCTGGCAGATTTGGCCGGGAAAGGAAATTTCAGCGTGAATGCCTTTCCCGGAAAGACCGTGCTGGTGCCGGTTGTCTCCACAGCCTGCCCGACCTGCATTGTCCAGCTGGTCCGGCAGCTGGACGAGATCGACCGGCTTTCCGGTGTCCATGACGGGAGCATCGTTGTCGTGTCCCTGGATCTCGATCCCGCGGATGGGCCGGGCTTCATCGCGACCTATGCCAACCGGTCCCGGGCCAGCGGGTACTCTGCCCGTTCGCCAACTGCCCTTACCCTGCAGGTCCTTGACACATTCGGGCCGTTTTCTATTGGTACGGATACTATTCCCGTGATCCTTGTCTGCCCGGATGGGCATGCCCTCCTTCTCCCGTCCGGTCTCAAGACTTCAGAAATGCTCAATGCAATGATATCGGAAAAGTGCTGACATGGATGCCGCTACCCTGTTCTGGTTGTCGTTCCTTGCGGGGATTTATGCCTCGGTCGGCTCGCCCTGCGCTCTTGTACTGTACCCGGGCTATCTTTCGTTCCTTGCCGGACGATCAGGAGACAGCCAGCGCCTGCCCTGGCCGCTGCTGTTTGGTATTGCGGTTGCTGCCGGTGTCATAACGGGAATGCTTGCAGCCGGTATCCTGTTTATCCTGGTGCTGGCCATTGCCGGGGAAACCGGGCGCATTGCCATAACCTCATCAGCATTTGTTCTTCTCCTGATCCTCTCGCTCCTGCTGATTCTCGATATCGGTTACGGGCGCCTGGCAAAACCTTTTCCATTCCCCCGGGTGGAGCGCCCTCTCTTTGCGGCATTTCTCCTTGGCCTGGGCTTTGGGATTATTATCCTGCCCTGCAATGCTGCGCCGGTCGTGATCCTTTTTGCGCTGGCATCGTCAGCACCGGGTTTCACCACGGGCCTGGGATCATTTTTCTGGTTTGGTATCGGCATAACGTTCCCGCTCCTTGTGCTTGCCGGCCTTTCCCAGGCACGGAACCGGCAGATCATGGGATTCCTGACCGGCCACCGCCGGGCTATCCGGCTTGTGGCTGGTATTATGATGCTCGCGATTTCCGTGGGGTATCTTACCCTGCTCGCCTTTCCCCGGTTTTTCTTCTGATGCTCCAGTGGCATTTTCCTGTACCTGTGTCCGTTCATGCGGATGATTAGGGAATAAAACAGATCTGTGCTGAAAGCCGGGATCAAAAACTGCCGGGTCCGTTGTCATGGATATGGATATCGGTAGGCAGGACCGGCTTTTTGTTTTATGGCCTGGTGATGCCGGCAATTTCCCGGGGGAATCCTGATCTTCTTTCCATTCCCCGTTTTTTCTAATCTTCCGGTTCTCCAGTGTGTCGGTGATCGCATCACCGAGTTCAGCATACCGGGCCCGGGCATCGATCCCTTTCTGGATATAGGAACCTGACTCTTCGTTCAATGCCCGGGTGATATTTTTTTCACGCTCCCATACCGTGAACAGGATGAACGGGATCGTATTCCCTGCATTTCTAATCTTTCTTAAAAAAAGGATCCCATCCATCTCCGACATCTGGTAATCGGAGACAATGACATCGAAGTTCCCTGATTTCAGCAGGGTAAGTGCAACGGGAGCAGAACAAGCGGTGGTTACGCTGAACCGGCCGTTTTGCTCAAGAAATATTTTCCCGAGTGCAAGCACATCCTCTTCGTCATCCACATACAGCACATGGATCACGGAAATTGCACCCCGGTGTATTACAGCGATGCATCAATGTCGCTGAGCAACTGTTTGATATCGATCCAGATGATCAGTTCGTTAATCTCCTTGTCTTTTATCTTAACTTTCCGCTTGATAATCCCGATGATGGACGTCTCTTCCTTGCTCACGGACGCGGAAGTATAATCCACCTGGTTATCCTCGAATGTCGATACGGAAGTAACATCGTCGACAAGAATGCCTATCTTCGATTTGGCAATCTTGTCGTCAAGGACAATAATCCGCGAGGATTCAAGCGATGTGATACTTTCCTCGGTGATGTTCAGCCGTTGTTTGAGATCAATTATCATCGTGATCTCGCCGCGGAGATCGATGATTCCGCGTACATAGGTTGGCACGTTAGGAAGTTTGGTGATGGTAGTATATTCCACCACTTCCTTGACATCGAACAAGTCGATAGCAAAATGTTCACTTCCCAGCACGAATTCGACAACCTGGATAGAATTTGGCATTTTTTCAGGAATTGCGGAATTCTTTACCATTGCTACAGGTTCGCTTGCTTTTACGGCCATGGGTGATTCCCTCCCGTGCTAGTCCACCCTGAACCGCTTGTTGGCTTCCATGGCCTGGACTGCAGTATTGTTGACATCCTGGATCATGTGCGTAATCTCGTCGATAGCCGCCGCCGATTCTTCCGTTGCCGCGGCTGCATCACCTGCTTCTTTTGCAGTCCGTTCGATCAGGTTGGCCACTTCATGGACACTTGCCGTGATCTCCTCTGTGGTTGCTGCCTGCTCCTCGGTAGCGGCTGCGACTTCGGAGGCACTGTTCGCAACCGTTTCTGCAGCTCTCTGGATCTCCCTGAAGGCTTCGAGTGCCTGTTGTGATTCCTGCAGTCCCTTGTGGACGAGAACCTTGGATCCTTCCATTGCGTCCGTTGCTTTCCTGGTGGCAAGATTGAGCTGGGTGATCATCTCCTCGATCTTTTCCGCACTGGAACGGGATTCCTGAGCCAGCGATTTGACTTCCGATGCAACGACTGCAAAGCCCCTGCCGTGTTCCCCGGCCCGGGCTGCTTCGATGGCCGCATTGAGGGCAAGCAGGTTGGTCTGGCTGGCAAGGTCACGGATCAGGACAATGATCTTCCCGATATCGTTCATCTGTTTCTCGATATCCTTGACAATCCCGTACACGTTGTTCGTGGACGTTGTGATCTCGGTCATATTCTTGTTGACATCCCCGGCAAGGACGGCACCGCTCTTGGCCGATGTATTTGCATTATTTGCCTGGGATGATACACTCTCCATGCTGGATGTAATTTCCTCGACCGCCGCACTCATGTCCTGCATAGCTTTTGTCATCTGTTCTACGCCTTCGGATGCTTTCTGGGCATTCTCTGAGACAACACCAGAGTTCTTTGCAATCTGGTTGACGCTCTTTGAGGCATCGTCAACACTTCTCGATGCATTATCTGCAGCAGAAGTCAGGGAGACCATTTGTTTGTTGACAGCCCTGATATTCACCTGGAGGTTTGCGATAATCCCGCGGACGGATGTCCTCAGTTTTGTGAGAACCTCGAACGTGTCCTGAAGATCAGGATCCTTGGGTGCTTCGACCGTATGGGAGACCGTCAGATCACCTGCAGCCATCTTGTCATAGGCTTGTATGAATTCGTCTATCTCGCGGCCCATGTATTCCCGGTTCTTTTCGATCCTGGTGATGTCACTGTACGTGATATAGACAAATTTTACATTCCCGTCACTCACCAGCGGAACGTTACCCCGGGCAACAATGTGCAGACCAGATGGCGATTCAAAGGTGCTCTGGCCATTGGTTACCCGCCGGCTGTTAATTGCATCGGTAACCGATTCACCGGAGTCTTTGAGATACTTGATCATTCCCTGAGCCCGCAAATCGGAATATTTTATTGCCAGTAACCTGTCTTTGCTGTACCCGATCATCTTACAGAAGGTTTCGTTTGCCATGAGAAACCTGAGATTGGTGTCCACAACTGCCTGGGGCAGGGGACTCTTTTCAAACATTTCGATAAAATCCTGTAATTCTACCATTGTTCTCACCCGAGTCTGATAACCTGTTCTTTATACACTTCGTTCATTACCTGCCCAAGGCCCGTGTACATCGCGGAGAGCCCGCAGATTATTCCTTCAATGCCTGCGACCTGGAGAATCGTTACATTGCCCAGCGCATTTCCCACGATCAGGAGAAGGAATAATACGGTCAGGAGCCCGAAAACGACCTGGAGCGCCCGGGAAATTCTCAGCGTGATGATGAACATCACCAGGGAGAACAGTCCCCAGATTGCAAGGAAAGATACCAGCGCTTCTTTGGGCACAGCCGCACTCCACCCGAAGGCCGGCATAAGCAGCAGGCCCACAAGGGAAATCCAGAAGAAACCATAGGAGATGAATGCGGTCATCCCGAAGGTATTGTTCTTTTTCCATTCCATGATCCCGGCAATAATCTGGGCAACTCCCCCGTAGAAGATCCCGATTGCAAAAATGGTTGATCCGATAGCAAAGAGCCCTGCATTGTGCAGGTTCAGCATCACCGTTGTCATGCCAAAGGCAAGAAGACCCAGCGGTGCCGGGTTTGCCGTGGTATCCAGAATTTTCATTGAATTTGCATTGTTCTCTGTACAAGTCATTTCAGTCATCTCTGTCGTTGCGTGCATCTCCTGCATTGGGACGTTTTTTTGTGAGATAATGTTGATCTGATACGGCCTCCGGCCGGTTCATCAATCGTCCGGGTTGTATGGCGGGCATTTTCCTGTGTCCTGGTTCCTGCTCGTTTCATTTTTTACCCAGTCGGAAACCATGCCCGTTTCTACCATCAGGTCAGTATACTGGATCCAGAGTGCATCGGTTTTTAGTGTGACATCCCTGTGTTCCATGTTTTCATTCCTCGTTGGTTGTATTTTCAAAACCCCGGAGTGCTGACGGGTTTTATCCGGTTTTTTTCCAGTTTCATGGCGATTATCCGGATGCTTAAATGGGTTACACGAATTCACTGAGATTCTGAATACAACAATATTCCCGAGGAAACAGCGGGTTAATAAAAACACTTAATTGCAATACCTTGATGCCTTGCATGAGACACTAATGATATGCATTTTTTAGGAGTGCGAATGGAATGCAATTGTAAATGAATGACACGCAGGAGATTCTTTCATCGATACTACGGATTCTGTCTCAGCACCCAGAAGGGCTGATGATGAAGAATCTTGCTGATGCCCTTTCCCTGAACCGGAACGCCGTTGCAAAGTACATGGATATTCTTTTCCAGCAGGGGAAAGTTGACATCCACTACATGGGTAAAGCAAAAGTGATCACCGTTTCGAAACGTGCCCCGTTCTCGCTTCTAGCCGAACTCTCTTCAGATTATATTGTTGGTATTAACCGGAACCTGAATTGTATCGATGCAAATTCCCGGTTTTATGCATGGGCCGGTATTACCCCGGAAGAAATTTCCGGAAAACGTATCGATAACCTGCCCGTTCCCGTTTTCCAGCATTCCCAAATTATGGACCTGGCACGAAACGGCATTTCTTCTGTATGTGATCCGGTACGGATCACGTGCTCCTCCCAACAGGGAAACGGGATCTATGAAATCCAGTGCCGGCCGGTTGTTTTCGGGGACGGCACCACCGGATGTGCGCTCATCATACGGGATATTACTGAACGGGAAACTGCGCAATCCCGGATTTTTCTTCTTGAAGAAAGATACCGTGCGCTCGTTGGTACCCAGTCGGAGTATATTGTACATCTCCAACCGGATGGCACCATTACCTACACGAATCCTGCTTTTGCAGAATTCGTCAATATTACTGCCGGGCAACTTGTCGGGAAAAAATACAAGCCTAAAATTCCCGATGAGGACATCGAATTTGTAAAAAAATGTTTTCACTCTTTCACTCATGAGGAGCCCCAACAGTGTATTGAACATCGTATCATCAACCATTCAGGTAAAACCAGGTGGCTGTTGTGGAAGGTCCGCTGTATATTCGAAAATGGAACACCGGTTGAATATCATGCTCTCGGCACCGATATCACGGAACTGAAAACGGCACGGGACCAGATACGGTTCTACCAGGAAAATTACAAAAAAATCGTCCAGGAAAAGACCGACGATCTCCAGAAAATAAACCATGACCTGCGCATAGAAATCCAGAAACGTAAATCAATCGAACAAAACCTGTACAAGACCCAGTTCAGCGTGAATAATTCCAGCGATTTGATCCTCTGGACCGATAAGGATGGAACAATCGCCTCTTTAAACAAATCTGCACTCAACACGCTGGGTTTGCTTCCCGGCAGTATCCCGCAATTCTTAAGGCCGGAAACATCTGGTTTGCAAAAACCTATCCCCTGGGAGGAGATCTGGAGAACCGTAAAACAGGAAGGGTACATCCTGTTTGAAGCAATAATGCCGGATAAAGCCAATAATCCGCTTCACGTCGAAGTTCTGGGTAATTATCTCTACTATTATGACAGCGAATGCTGCTGTCTTTTTGCACGGGATATCACGAACCGTAAAAAGGCAGAAGAGGCGCTGCGGATGAACGAGGAACGGTTCAGGAACCTGATCCAGAATGCATCCGACATGATCTTTATCATCGACAAAAATGGTCTCATAACCTACGGTTCCCCCTCCGTCATGAGAATCACCGGGTACGATCCTTCCAAAATGACAGGAAAAAGTTCGTTTATCCTGGTCCATCCCGATGACCGGAA encodes:
- a CDS encoding protease inhibitor I42 family protein, encoding MTKKQYLWIGIMIVLSLTVAFGMTEVYKTITGEQKTPVMGSEKAPDAQYRMYTEWDNGTLTTIHPDDVVAIRLPENPSTGYQWDVSGSNGITILDDSYIYPDPTGRITGQGGWRHITITPNASGKKSFSATCKRWWEPETGAEQHFSLDFEVR
- a CDS encoding cytochrome c biogenesis protein CcdA; protein product: MDAATLFWLSFLAGIYASVGSPCALVLYPGYLSFLAGRSGDSQRLPWPLLFGIAVAAGVITGMLAAGILFILVLAIAGETGRIAITSSAFVLLLILSLLLILDIGYGRLAKPFPFPRVERPLFAAFLLGLGFGIIILPCNAAPVVILFALASSAPGFTTGLGSFFWFGIGITFPLLVLAGLSQARNRQIMGFLTGHRRAIRLVAGIMMLAISVGYLTLLAFPRFFF
- a CDS encoding chemotaxis protein CheW, which gives rise to MAVKASEPVAMVKNSAIPEKMPNSIQVVEFVLGSEHFAIDLFDVKEVVEYTTITKLPNVPTYVRGIIDLRGEITMIIDLKQRLNITEESITSLESSRIIVLDDKIAKSKIGILVDDVTSVSTFEDNQVDYTSASVSKEETSIIGIIKRKVKIKDKEINELIIWIDIKQLLSDIDASL
- a CDS encoding methyl-accepting chemotaxis protein — its product is MVELQDFIEMFEKSPLPQAVVDTNLRFLMANETFCKMIGYSKDRLLAIKYSDLRAQGMIKYLKDSGESVTDAINSRRVTNGQSTFESPSGLHIVARGNVPLVSDGNVKFVYITYSDITRIEKNREYMGREIDEFIQAYDKMAAGDLTVSHTVEAPKDPDLQDTFEVLTKLRTSVRGIIANLQVNIRAVNKQMVSLTSAADNASRSVDDASKSVNQIAKNSGVVSENAQKASEGVEQMTKAMQDMSAAVEEITSSMESVSSQANNANTSAKSGAVLAGDVNKNMTEITTSTNNVYGIVKDIEKQMNDIGKIIVLIRDLASQTNLLALNAAIEAARAGEHGRGFAVVASEVKSLAQESRSSAEKIEEMITQLNLATRKATDAMEGSKVLVHKGLQESQQALEAFREIQRAAETVANSASEVAAATEEQAATTEEITASVHEVANLIERTAKEAGDAAAATEESAAAIDEITHMIQDVNNTAVQAMEANKRFRVD
- a CDS encoding acetate uptake transporter, whose amino-acid sequence is MKILDTTANPAPLGLLAFGMTTVMLNLHNAGLFAIGSTIFAIGIFYGGVAQIIAGIMEWKKNNTFGMTAFISYGFFWISLVGLLLMPAFGWSAAVPKEALVSFLAIWGLFSLVMFIITLRISRALQVVFGLLTVLFLLLIVGNALGNVTILQVAGIEGIICGLSAMYTGLGQVMNEVYKEQVIRLG
- a CDS encoding PAS domain S-box protein; the encoded protein is MMKNLADALSLNRNAVAKYMDILFQQGKVDIHYMGKAKVITVSKRAPFSLLAELSSDYIVGINRNLNCIDANSRFYAWAGITPEEISGKRIDNLPVPVFQHSQIMDLARNGISSVCDPVRITCSSQQGNGIYEIQCRPVVFGDGTTGCALIIRDITERETAQSRIFLLEERYRALVGTQSEYIVHLQPDGTITYTNPAFAEFVNITAGQLVGKKYKPKIPDEDIEFVKKCFHSFTHEEPQQCIEHRIINHSGKTRWLLWKVRCIFENGTPVEYHALGTDITELKTARDQIRFYQENYKKIVQEKTDDLQKINHDLRIEIQKRKSIEQNLYKTQFSVNNSSDLILWTDKDGTIASLNKSALNTLGLLPGSIPQFLRPETSGLQKPIPWEEIWRTVKQEGYILFEAIMPDKANNPLHVEVLGNYLYYYDSECCCLFARDITNRKKAEEALRMNEERFRNLIQNASDMIFIIDKNGLITYGSPSVMRITGYDPSKMTGKSSFILVHPDDRNLVEAAMGDILDRTNHGVPTEFRMRCASGTYIDVEAIATNQLGVPGITGIVATLRDITERKLAQRALLESEELFATAFYHSPLVMSISDIDTGQFVDVNHRFTSISGYSKEEVIGKTSVDVGWISKKDRDSFQMELTRDGKIGGLELMLTKKDGNTFWCSYYGEIINVAGKLQLLSLIEDIHERKLEEEATRRINKKLKLFSGITRHDINNQLTVLKGNFNLLKKEHPEIIPSNYFKKIDITAKRIAWTIQFTKEYDEISAMTPAWQNVRTIVTVAASQVTLGNVILNNELPDETAIFSDQLIFKAFFYLIDNAVRYGTKITFLRFCVAESGDNLVILCEDDGIGIPLDEKETIFLQGFGKNTGLGLYYSREILNINGIAIKETGSEGTGARFEMTVPAGLYRVPRS